The Acipenser ruthenus chromosome 25, fAciRut3.2 maternal haplotype, whole genome shotgun sequence genome has a window encoding:
- the LOC131696771 gene encoding claudin-23-like: MRTPAPMIAGIVCTPIGMIFVFTALITPQWREGHIQLGKSPSIKHDGLWESCIKVVASDFKHCWPVSGAYQQDPSVLGARGLMLSSLSLCGVGIVLASIGIRCWMDFPLRNVAGASGIIIILSGCLSLTALGLYISKMQVLGTDLDTRYRGGSSLYFGWIGSSIEILGGMALSLSFSLPKCNICIGSRNKDKNSYKVNS, from the coding sequence ATGCGTACCCCCGCACCCATGATCGCTGGGATAGTCTGCACTCCGATTGGGATGATATTCGTGTTCACAGCGTTAATCACCCCGCAGTGGAGGGAGGGACACATCCAGTTGGGCAAGAGTCCCTCTATTAAACACGACGGTCTTTGGGAATCGTGCATAAAGGTAGTGGCATCGGATTTCAAGCACTGCTGGCCCGTGTCCGGGGCTTACCAGCAGGACCCCAGCGTCCTCGGGGCACGCGGACTCATGCTGAGCTCGCTTTCCCTCTGCGGGGTTGGGATAGTGCTGGCCAGCATCGGGATCCGCTGTTGGATGGACTTCCCCCTCCGCAACGTGGCAGGAGCCAGCGGGATCATCATCATTCTCTCCGGCTGCCTGAGCCTCACCGCTCTGGGGCTCTACATCAGCAAAATGCAGGTGCTGGGGACAGACTTGGACACACGCTACAGAGGCGGGAGCTCCCTGTATTTCGGCTGGATTGGGAGTAGCATTGAAATCCTGGGTGGGATGGCTCTGTCACTTAGCTTCAGCCTTCCAAAATGTAATATATGCATAGGATCTCGGAACAAAGACAAGAACAGCTACAAAGTAAATTCTTAG
- the LOC117413662 gene encoding cation channel sperm-associated protein 4-like isoform X2, with translation MGFISSGRVLRVIRSIRGLTALRGIAMMVQVILQSIPDMANIFLLLVIFMLVFAVFGVTLFGADVPQSFGDLATAMYSLFICITQDGWMTIYKDFQAEGDGLKYGAAIYFFVFLTGGAFIFANLLVAVVTTNLELAMTEYEDVTDDKGAAQASTEKPEEDLVKDLEVVHLEQVIRETTMTRRQKPHRISSLENLTIVSFEQFCVVLEAIQKNRKDYRIIRQELNGIAEEVRGILFNREQEQEVIMRNKQVPMLNENLLMNEIASGKTGDMLSTLMMLEKANMIDSGGASPSLYQKGTVLQSVMKVKRMSM, from the exons GGTGCTGAGAGTGATCCGCAGCATACGGGGCCTCACTGCCCTGCGTGGCATCGCTATGATGGTCCAGGTCATCTTACAGTCCATCCCAGACATGGCTAACATCTTCCTGCTCCTGGTCATTTTCATGCTG GTGTTTGCTGTGTTTGGTGTGACGTTGTTCGGAGCTGATGTCCCACAGTCCTTCGGAGACCTGGCCACAGCCATGTATTCCCTCTTCATCTGCATCACTCAAGATGGCTGGATGACAATCTATAAAGATTTTCA aGCCGAAGGTGACGGTCTGAAGTATGGGGCTGCTATCTATTTCTTTGTCTTTCTGACTGGTGGGGCATTTATCTTTGCCAACCTGCTGGTTGCCGTGGTGACAACGAATCTGGAGCTGGCAATGACAGAGTATGAAGATGTGACAGACGACAAGGGAGCAGCACAAGCCTCAACA GAGAAACCTGAAGAAGACCTTGTGAAAGATCTGGAAGTGGTGCATTTGGAGCAGGTGATAAGGGAGACCACTATGACCCGTCGGCAGAAGCCCCACAGGATCAGCTCCCTGGAGAACCTCACCATTGTGTCATTCGAGCAGTTCTGCGTCGTGCTGGAGGCCATACAAAAGAACAGGAAGGACTACAGGATAATCCGACAGGAGCTCAATGG CATTGCTGAAGAGGTCCGCGGGATCCTGTTCAACCGAGAGCAGGAGCAGGAGGTCATCATGCGCAACAAGCAGGTGCCGATGCTCAACGAGAACCTCCTGATGAACGAAATCGCTTCTGGGAAGACCGGGGACATGCTCTCCACGCTCATGATGCTGGAGAAG GCCAATATGATCGACTCTGGGGGAGCGTCTCCGAGTCTCTACCAGAAGGGCACAGTCCTCCAGTCTGTGATGAAAGTGAAACGGATGTCAATGTAG